A genomic window from Microbacterium sp. ET2 includes:
- the ruvA gene encoding Holliday junction branch migration protein RuvA, translated as MISSLHGTVLHVEADSVIVEVGGVGFSVAVTPQVSRSAPVGERVLLHTSLIVREDAMSLFGFTTREELAVFSVLLGVTGVGPKSALGVLATLTVPQIADAVAADDDAPFRRVSGIGPKTAKLIVVQLAGKLAPARPAGAAAAAVPAPDLSSQVVQALVGLGWSERTAAEAVTAVSETATDADRSSVGALLRRTLAELGPARESLRG; from the coding sequence ATGATCTCCTCCCTCCACGGCACCGTGCTGCACGTCGAGGCCGACAGCGTCATCGTCGAGGTCGGCGGGGTCGGTTTCTCCGTCGCCGTGACGCCGCAGGTGTCGCGCAGCGCCCCGGTGGGGGAGCGCGTGCTGCTGCACACCTCTCTGATCGTCCGTGAGGACGCGATGTCGCTGTTCGGCTTCACGACTCGAGAGGAGCTGGCGGTGTTCTCGGTGCTCCTGGGCGTCACCGGCGTCGGTCCGAAGTCGGCGCTCGGGGTGCTGGCCACCCTGACGGTGCCGCAGATCGCCGATGCCGTGGCCGCCGACGACGACGCACCCTTCCGACGGGTCTCGGGGATCGGGCCCAAGACCGCCAAGCTCATCGTCGTGCAACTCGCCGGCAAGCTCGCGCCCGCTCGCCCCGCCGGCGCGGCGGCCGCCGCCGTGCCGGCGCCCGATCTGAGTTCCCAGGTCGTTCAGGCGCTCGTGGGTCTCGGCTGGTCCGAGCGCACCGCGGCCGAAGCGGTGACCGCGGTCTCCGAGACGGCGACCGACGCCGACCGCTCCTCCGTGGGTGCGCTCCTGCGTCGCACCCTCGCCGAACTCGGCCCCGCCCGGGAGTCGCTCCGTGGGTGA
- the ruvB gene encoding Holliday junction branch migration DNA helicase RuvB — MGEALDPAEPADESELAIEGALRPTSLADFVGQQKVRGQLQLLLQAARIQQRPADHILLSGPPGLGKTTLAMIVAHESERMLRMSSGPAIQHAGDLAALLSSLVPGEVLFIDEIHRMARSAEEMLYLAMEDFRIDIMVGKGAGATSIPLDLAPFTLVGATTRSGMLPNPLRDRFGFTAHLEFYEPEELEQVIRRSAEKLSVQIPASSRSEIARRSRGTPRIANRLLRRVRDYLIVHRDGGAADAEVVDAALELYDVDRIGLDRLDRAVLDALVRRFHGGPVGLGTLAVAVGEEPDTIESVVEPYLVRIGFMGRTPRGRVATPDAYAHLGVPHRDGALRFDDL; from the coding sequence GTGGGTGAGGCCCTGGATCCCGCCGAACCGGCCGACGAGTCCGAGCTCGCCATCGAGGGGGCGCTCCGGCCCACTTCGCTCGCCGACTTCGTCGGGCAGCAGAAGGTGCGCGGCCAGCTCCAGCTGCTTCTGCAGGCCGCGCGCATCCAGCAGCGCCCGGCCGATCACATCCTGCTCTCGGGTCCTCCCGGGCTCGGCAAGACGACGCTGGCGATGATCGTCGCGCACGAGAGCGAGCGGATGCTGCGGATGTCCAGTGGCCCCGCGATCCAGCACGCGGGCGACCTCGCCGCTCTTCTGTCGAGCCTCGTCCCGGGCGAGGTGCTCTTCATCGACGAGATCCACCGCATGGCCCGTTCCGCCGAGGAGATGCTCTATCTCGCGATGGAGGACTTCCGCATCGACATCATGGTCGGAAAAGGCGCCGGCGCCACCAGCATCCCGCTGGATCTGGCTCCCTTCACGCTCGTCGGCGCGACCACCCGCTCGGGGATGCTGCCCAATCCGCTTCGCGACCGTTTCGGCTTCACCGCGCACCTGGAGTTCTACGAGCCGGAGGAGCTGGAGCAGGTCATCCGGCGCTCGGCCGAGAAGCTCAGCGTGCAGATCCCGGCATCGTCGCGGTCGGAGATCGCGCGGCGCTCGCGCGGTACACCTCGGATCGCGAACCGGCTGCTGCGCCGAGTCCGCGACTATCTCATCGTGCACCGGGATGGCGGCGCCGCCGATGCCGAGGTGGTGGACGCGGCCCTGGAGCTCTACGACGTCGATCGGATCGGACTGGACCGTCTCGACCGTGCCGTGCTGGACGCGCTCGTCCGCCGATTCCACGGCGGACCGGTCGGTCTCGGAACGCTCGCGGTCGCCGTCGGCGAAGAGCCCGACACCATCGAATCCGTCGTCGAGCCGTATCTCGTCCGCATCGGTTTCATGGGTCGAACACCCCGCGGCCGGGTCGCGACTCCGGACGCGTACGCCCACCTGGGAGTCCCCCACCGCGATGGGGCCCTCAGATTCGATGACCTATAA